A single genomic interval of Lentimicrobium saccharophilum harbors:
- a CDS encoding potassium/proton antiporter gives MLTAISIDYLILTAAILLLLSIVASKTSGRLGVPSLLLFLLIGMLAGTDGPGGIDFSNTALVQLLGVFALIIILFSGGLDTRWESVKPVLFKGLILSTAGVLLTAATVGLIVWQLTDFSLVEGLLLGAIISSTDAAAVFSILRSKNLGLKKRLRPLLELESGSNDPMAFFLTITLTQLLLVPDTSIWEGVLSFLMQMSLGGLVGTLLGRLMVWVLNHIHLDYDGLYPVLIIGMVLLIYSLAAFLKGNGFLAIYIAGVILGNHSFIHKRSILKFFDGQAWLMQIIMFLALGLLVYPSRIIPVIGIGLLVSFALIFVARPLSVFLSLSFFKMQIREKLLISWVGLRGAVPIIFAIFPLMAGLPNAEMIFNIVFFVVLTSVAVQGTTLAPVARWLGLYRWEPPKKKYPLELDLTEGFHNELVEITVPEDCSAAGKPLVEVGFPQTALIVMIERNKKYITPKGTTIIEPGDNLLVMTDRPEDLASVNTCLGINRVT, from the coding sequence ATGTTGACCGCAATAAGTATAGATTACCTGATTCTTACAGCAGCTATTCTGCTCCTTCTCAGTATTGTAGCCAGTAAAACAAGCGGGAGACTCGGGGTTCCTTCTTTGCTCCTCTTTCTGCTGATCGGTATGCTTGCAGGCACTGACGGGCCCGGAGGTATTGATTTTTCAAATACCGCACTGGTTCAGTTGCTTGGTGTTTTTGCCCTGATCATCATTTTGTTTTCCGGAGGTCTTGACACCCGGTGGGAAAGTGTGAAGCCCGTTCTGTTCAAGGGGCTTATCCTGTCGACTGCCGGTGTATTGTTAACCGCTGCAACGGTCGGATTGATTGTTTGGCAACTTACTGATTTTTCGCTTGTTGAAGGACTTCTTCTGGGCGCTATTATCTCTTCTACCGATGCGGCTGCAGTATTTTCAATACTCCGCTCCAAGAACCTTGGACTGAAAAAGCGGCTGAGGCCTTTGCTTGAACTGGAATCGGGCAGCAACGACCCCATGGCTTTCTTCCTTACCATAACCCTGACACAATTGCTGCTGGTTCCGGATACAAGCATTTGGGAAGGTGTATTGTCTTTTTTGATGCAAATGAGTCTTGGAGGCCTGGTTGGTACCCTGCTGGGCCGGCTGATGGTATGGGTGCTTAACCACATTCACCTTGACTATGATGGCCTTTATCCTGTGCTGATTATTGGGATGGTGCTGCTGATCTATTCGCTGGCCGCGTTTCTCAAAGGAAATGGTTTTCTTGCCATCTACATTGCAGGAGTGATTCTTGGCAACCACAGTTTTATCCACAAACGCAGTATCCTGAAGTTTTTCGATGGCCAGGCATGGTTGATGCAGATCATTATGTTCCTGGCACTTGGACTTCTCGTCTATCCATCCAGAATTATTCCGGTGATCGGAATCGGGTTGCTGGTATCTTTCGCGCTTATTTTTGTCGCCCGCCCTTTAAGCGTGTTTCTGAGTCTCTCTTTCTTTAAGATGCAGATCCGTGAGAAATTGCTGATATCCTGGGTCGGACTCAGGGGGGCTGTGCCTATTATTTTTGCGATATTTCCCCTGATGGCGGGTTTACCCAATGCCGAAATGATCTTCAACATTGTTTTCTTTGTTGTGTTGACTTCTGTTGCCGTTCAGGGAACAACGCTGGCCCCTGTCGCCCGCTGGCTTGGACTGTATCGGTGGGAACCGCCTAAAAAGAAATATCCGCTGGAGCTTGATCTTACCGAAGGATTTCACAACGAACTGGTTGAAATTACAGTGCCCGAAGATTGCAGTGCAGCGGGTAAACCCCTGGTAGAAGTTGGGTTTCCGCAAACCGCGCTGATCGTTATGATCGAGCGGAATAAAAAATACATTACCCCCAAGGGAACTACCATCATTGAACCGGGTGATAACCTGCTGGTGATGACCGACCGCCCTGAGGACCTGGCAAGCGTTAACACTTGTCTGGGAATTAACAGGGTTACCTGA
- a CDS encoding protoheme IX farnesyltransferase, producing the protein MIEKAYSRYAALSRLCKFRISLPVALTTFTGYLIGMGGIAPEIIFPVSGVFLLASAASALNQIQEYKTDLLMPRTRSRPIPAGEISRKAAMAWTIFFAVAGTAILWYFSGWLPAFLGLLTFVWYNGIYTPLKRITAFAAVPGGVVGALPPVIGWVAGGGDIAHPAAFALAMFFFIGQVPHFWLLLLRFGEQYEMAGIKSLTSRLSHVQIRRLTFIWIVATAVSAMLLPGFYAFHHEISAWAVWILSGLLVAVFVKLLKPSLESVRFKSSFLLINLYYLLIMVTFGLDVLI; encoded by the coding sequence ATGATTGAAAAAGCATATTCACGTTATGCTGCCCTCTCTCGTCTGTGTAAATTCAGAATTTCCTTACCGGTAGCTCTCACAACCTTTACCGGTTACCTGATTGGAATGGGGGGAATCGCTCCGGAAATAATCTTTCCGGTAAGCGGCGTATTTTTACTTGCAAGTGCCGCCTCTGCCCTGAATCAGATTCAGGAATACAAAACAGACCTGCTGATGCCGCGAACGCGCAGCAGGCCCATCCCTGCCGGCGAAATCAGCCGGAAAGCTGCGATGGCCTGGACGATTTTCTTTGCTGTCGCCGGCACCGCTATACTCTGGTACTTTTCAGGATGGTTGCCGGCTTTTTTGGGATTACTCACCTTTGTCTGGTACAACGGCATCTACACCCCCCTGAAACGCATTACCGCATTTGCGGCTGTTCCCGGCGGCGTGGTTGGCGCCCTGCCCCCGGTAATCGGATGGGTGGCAGGAGGAGGCGACATTGCCCACCCTGCCGCATTCGCCCTTGCCATGTTCTTCTTTATCGGACAAGTACCTCACTTTTGGTTGCTGCTCCTGCGGTTTGGGGAACAATACGAAATGGCCGGCATCAAATCACTCACTTCCCGGCTATCACATGTACAGATACGTCGCCTTACCTTCATTTGGATTGTTGCCACGGCAGTGTCGGCCATGCTATTGCCGGGGTTTTATGCATTCCATCATGAAATATCCGCCTGGGCCGTGTGGATACTCTCAGGACTCCTGGTGGCTGTGTTTGTAAAACTGCTTAAACCTTCACTGGAATCGGTGAGGTTCAAATCATCCTTTTTACTGATCAACCTCTACTATCTTCTGATCATGGTAACCTTCGGCCTGGATGTATTGATCTGA
- a CDS encoding cytochrome C oxidase subunit IV family protein — translation MENEKHHIVPYLTHIMVLLGLIVLTVITVLITSVELGAYNTTAALIIASLKGAVVLLYFMHLKFDHKIYWVMVSIVIAIFAAVIVVTFFDYLYR, via the coding sequence ATGGAAAACGAAAAACATCATATCGTACCGTATTTAACACACATCATGGTCTTACTCGGCCTGATTGTGCTGACTGTAATCACTGTGCTGATTACCAGTGTGGAACTTGGCGCCTACAATACCACCGCGGCCTTGATCATCGCATCCTTAAAGGGCGCAGTGGTGCTGCTGTATTTCATGCACCTAAAATTCGATCATAAAATATACTGGGTTATGGTGAGCATTGTTATTGCCATATTTGCTGCCGTGATCGTGGTTACCTTTTTCGATTACCTTTACAGATAG
- a CDS encoding c-type cytochrome produces MKTISLIIAFAASLSLLTFCAQKEVRIEQSQSATADTSMEAMLAHGKYLVTISGCHDCHSPKKMGPNGPELIDSLLLSGYPSGRPVREADADAVKQGWALMNEDLTMAAGPWGVSFAANITSDETGIGTWTEEQFSKALKQGWYKGIEGGRKLLPPMPWQNFTEMKDEDVRAMYLYLKSTRPVRNIVPSPVAPRL; encoded by the coding sequence ATGAAAACCATTTCCTTAATAATCGCTTTCGCAGCGTCCCTGAGTTTACTTACTTTCTGCGCACAAAAAGAGGTGCGTATTGAACAGAGTCAATCAGCAACCGCCGACACCAGCATGGAGGCCATGCTCGCCCACGGAAAATACCTCGTTACCATCAGCGGATGCCATGATTGCCATTCTCCCAAAAAAATGGGTCCGAACGGCCCGGAGCTCATCGATTCCCTGTTATTGTCGGGATACCCATCCGGCCGGCCGGTCAGGGAAGCAGATGCTGATGCTGTAAAGCAGGGGTGGGCACTTATGAACGAGGACCTTACCATGGCTGCGGGCCCCTGGGGTGTATCTTTCGCCGCCAACATAACATCTGACGAAACGGGTATCGGAACCTGGACGGAAGAACAGTTCAGCAAAGCCCTGAAACAGGGTTGGTATAAAGGGATTGAAGGAGGCAGAAAGCTGCTTCCACCCATGCCATGGCAGAATTTCACAGAGATGAAAGATGAAGACGTCAGGGCGATGTATCTGTATCTCAAAAGCACCAGGCCGGTCAGAAATATTGTCCCTTCGCCTGTGGCTCCCCGGCTTTAA
- a CDS encoding cytochrome c oxidase subunit I → MSKQHMTDFNNSHKEPNYLEYRGKYKGILGWITSTDHKRIGLLYFYSMMFFFLAGVVMGLLMKYELISPGEQIMGAQTYNGLFTLHGLTMIFLFVIPGVAAVFGNFFLPILIGAKDVSFPRLNLMSWYLYIIGAIVVLISQFIGDGPPDTGWTFYAPYSLKTNTNVVAAVTGAFILGFSSILTGLNFIVTMHRLRAPGMGWLRMPLFGWALYGTGWIQLLATPVVGITFLMVIAERLLGIGFFDPAIGGDPILYQHLFWIYSHPAVYIMILPAMGAITEIIPTFARKTIFGYTAIVISSMAIAFVGYFVWGHHMFTSGMSSTSRWVFSLLTFLVAIPSAIKVFNWTATLYKSSINLQTPFYWAIAFVFVFMIGGFSGLVLGSLATDIHVHDTAFVVAHFHYIVFGGTGFAFFGALHYWFPKMFAKVYNFKVANIGLIVFFIGFNMLYFPMFYLGLLGMPRRYYDYLPMFHSANILSTVGSWIMATGLLIIIINLIRARKGSGKEIDDPWDGKTLEWTIPSPPIVENFEQIPEVKHGPYEY, encoded by the coding sequence ATGAGCAAACAACATATGACTGATTTTAACAACTCACATAAAGAGCCTAATTACCTGGAATACAGGGGGAAATATAAAGGCATACTCGGATGGATTACATCCACTGACCACAAACGGATTGGTCTTTTATATTTCTATTCGATGATGTTCTTTTTCCTTGCCGGCGTTGTAATGGGGCTGCTGATGAAATATGAGCTGATCTCTCCGGGTGAACAGATTATGGGCGCCCAGACCTACAATGGTCTCTTTACCCTCCACGGGCTCACCATGATTTTCCTCTTTGTGATCCCCGGCGTGGCGGCCGTTTTCGGCAACTTTTTCCTTCCCATCCTGATCGGAGCCAAAGACGTCTCTTTCCCGAGACTGAACCTGATGAGCTGGTATCTTTACATCATCGGCGCCATTGTGGTACTGATCTCCCAGTTTATCGGTGACGGCCCGCCCGATACAGGCTGGACCTTTTATGCGCCTTACAGTCTTAAAACCAACACCAACGTGGTTGCAGCCGTTACCGGCGCCTTTATCCTGGGATTTTCATCTATCCTTACGGGGCTGAACTTTATTGTCACCATGCACCGCCTGCGCGCCCCCGGCATGGGCTGGCTGCGCATGCCGCTCTTCGGCTGGGCACTTTACGGAACCGGCTGGATTCAATTGCTTGCAACTCCGGTGGTAGGCATTACTTTCCTGATGGTCATTGCCGAACGTCTGCTCGGTATCGGATTCTTTGACCCGGCCATAGGCGGCGATCCCATCCTGTATCAGCACCTGTTCTGGATATACTCCCATCCTGCTGTATATATTATGATTCTGCCGGCCATGGGCGCCATCACTGAAATCATCCCGACATTCGCCCGGAAAACGATCTTCGGCTATACCGCCATTGTAATCTCGAGTATGGCAATCGCTTTTGTCGGGTATTTTGTCTGGGGGCATCATATGTTTACCTCCGGAATGAGCTCTACTTCCCGCTGGGTCTTCTCCCTGCTTACTTTTTTGGTTGCCATTCCTTCCGCCATCAAAGTTTTTAACTGGACTGCAACACTTTACAAAAGCTCCATCAATCTTCAGACCCCGTTTTACTGGGCCATCGCCTTTGTATTTGTCTTTATGATCGGAGGCTTCTCCGGTCTGGTGCTTGGCTCTCTGGCAACCGATATTCATGTGCACGATACCGCTTTTGTGGTAGCTCACTTCCATTACATTGTATTCGGCGGGACCGGATTTGCCTTTTTCGGCGCCCTGCATTACTGGTTTCCCAAGATGTTTGCAAAGGTTTATAACTTTAAAGTTGCAAACATTGGTCTGATCGTTTTCTTTATCGGATTCAACATGCTCTATTTCCCGATGTTCTACCTCGGACTGCTCGGTATGCCGCGCCGCTACTACGATTACCTGCCCATGTTCCACTCGGCAAACATTCTCTCTACCGTCGGTTCGTGGATTATGGCAACCGGGCTGCTGATCATCATCATCAACCTGATCAGAGCACGCAAAGGCAGTGGCAAAGAGATAGATGATCCATGGGATGGTAAAACCCTGGAATGGACGATCCCTTCTCCACCCATTGTAGAAAACTTCGAACAGATCCCTGAAGTGAAACATGGACCTTACGAATACTAA
- the coxB gene encoding cytochrome c oxidase subunit II: MYSGASNFVTTTDTAFAVIIGISVIFLVGITATMLWFVYRYNKKRNPVATQIHGSNTLEIVWTVIPTILVLIMFFYGWSGYSPMKKAPEDAMKVRATARMWSWLFEYENGIKTDTLYIPVNKAVALDLISVDVIHSLYIPAFRVKEDMVPGKTNKMWFIGQKEGDYELFCTEYCGLSHSYMFTEVKVLPQPEFDDWYAAMADTSKQSAVAAKPGAAGKRLVQINGCLACHSADGTKLIGPTFKGLYGKAHTVITGNSEREIVADDDYIIKSIYEPNEDVVKGYVKGQMISYKEQLSEEDIAHIIEYLKTLE, from the coding sequence ATGTACTCAGGAGCATCAAACTTTGTTACAACAACCGATACAGCGTTTGCCGTAATTATCGGCATATCGGTAATTTTTCTGGTCGGAATCACGGCAACCATGCTTTGGTTCGTTTATCGCTACAATAAAAAAAGGAATCCGGTTGCCACACAGATTCACGGGAGTAATACCCTTGAAATCGTCTGGACAGTTATCCCGACCATCCTGGTCCTGATTATGTTTTTCTATGGCTGGTCAGGCTACTCTCCAATGAAAAAGGCGCCGGAAGATGCCATGAAGGTCAGGGCAACAGCCAGGATGTGGTCATGGCTTTTCGAATATGAAAACGGCATAAAGACTGACACACTCTATATCCCTGTCAATAAAGCCGTCGCTCTTGACCTGATTTCCGTTGACGTGATTCACAGCCTCTATATTCCCGCATTCAGGGTGAAAGAGGATATGGTACCCGGTAAAACCAATAAAATGTGGTTTATCGGGCAAAAGGAAGGGGATTATGAATTATTCTGCACAGAATACTGCGGACTTTCTCATTCTTATATGTTTACAGAAGTTAAAGTTCTCCCCCAGCCGGAATTTGATGACTGGTATGCGGCCATGGCTGACACCTCAAAGCAGTCAGCTGTAGCAGCCAAACCCGGGGCTGCCGGAAAACGGCTTGTACAGATAAACGGATGCCTTGCCTGTCATTCCGCCGACGGTACCAAGCTGATCGGCCCCACCTTCAAAGGCCTCTATGGCAAGGCCCATACGGTAATAACAGGAAATTCGGAACGCGAAATTGTTGCGGATGATGACTATATCATCAAATCTATTTATGAGCCAAACGAAGATGTAGTCAAAGGTTATGTTAAGGGTCAGATGATCTCATACAAAGAGCAACTGAGCGAAGAGGACATCGCCCATATTATTGAATATCTGAAGACACTTGAATGA
- a CDS encoding TonB-dependent receptor, with the protein MRNRYMIWAFAALLLSAESIIAQPCLGGRVLDAASLSPLPGASILVKAGKGTTTDKDGAFRLCTLQGDSVTLTISFLGYQTFRGRFAADATGLRILLSPATTDMETFVVSATRTDSRIANTPVRIEQVGPAKMQALPLQSVDEVLKVVPGVNYGRSFGIFSTKATVTMRGMSGKEQGRVLILVDGIPMNKSDGGGFDWNMIDAAQIEKVEVTKGAGSAIYGGNAMGGIINIITKKSVEKLFVNAGLSYGSFNTMGGRLNAGGAIKVKQPGNSWTWTANTFYRASDGYITQPDAEQQANPYIVKSDLREGGASFRTNYNIGSRHSIGASLSYYNDNRGTGEKVFQPRGNTTDHDSYGITLNYKGYLGSYTLHSSAYFLNEDYKKVNEYLKDDYTWYEVLSTRRDFGWLTTVTRELGKNHKLTGGFDLRNGSVDAYDKYYTSTDIIYNAGKMNTWSMFAQDEIGLFNDRVRILAGVRYDIARFYDGLFYTEAPTQESFFMEAYQNKAMPTHTRSAVSPRISAHYRWNEQGRVYAGYSRGFRPAVLDDMCRSGRIKGGFKVASPDLRPEYLNNFEAGIDLRPFANGPLNGISLEASAYYSRGSDFQYYVTNGQTIDMGFGERPILIRANISEVEIYGAELSVNIEITPAVTFYSGYAFASAEILDYVKIAANDTIDLAGKTMTDVPRHIINAGLIWTNRFVNAGASFRYTGAAYINDQNTVDEILNRDKYPGYPTLDLRFWRPVGKHLKVSLNLQNLFDEKIYDSKFNVGPGRFITAGLEAGF; encoded by the coding sequence ATGAGAAACCGATATATGATCTGGGCCTTTGCCGCCCTGCTGTTATCCGCCGAAAGTATAATTGCCCAGCCCTGCCTCGGAGGCCGCGTGCTCGATGCCGCGAGTCTCTCGCCATTGCCGGGAGCAAGCATACTGGTGAAGGCCGGGAAAGGCACCACTACTGATAAGGACGGGGCTTTCAGGTTATGTACTTTACAAGGGGATTCTGTAACCCTTACCATCAGTTTCCTTGGATATCAGACCTTTCGCGGGCGTTTTGCCGCAGATGCAACTGGTCTCCGCATCCTGCTTTCACCCGCGACCACCGATATGGAAACCTTTGTGGTTTCAGCGACCCGTACCGATAGCAGGATCGCCAATACCCCGGTAAGGATAGAACAGGTTGGCCCGGCCAAAATGCAGGCCCTTCCGCTTCAAAGCGTTGATGAGGTGCTGAAGGTTGTTCCGGGGGTGAATTACGGCCGTTCATTCGGAATCTTCAGTACCAAAGCTACGGTTACCATGCGCGGAATGAGTGGCAAGGAGCAGGGAAGGGTGCTGATACTGGTGGATGGCATTCCGATGAATAAAAGCGATGGGGGCGGTTTCGACTGGAACATGATTGATGCCGCGCAGATTGAGAAAGTGGAAGTGACCAAAGGCGCCGGCTCTGCCATCTATGGAGGGAATGCCATGGGCGGAATCATCAATATCATCACAAAAAAATCAGTTGAGAAGCTGTTTGTCAACGCCGGCTTATCATATGGATCATTCAACACTATGGGCGGGAGATTAAATGCCGGGGGAGCGATCAAAGTTAAACAACCCGGCAATTCCTGGACCTGGACGGCGAACACCTTTTACCGTGCCAGCGACGGCTATATCACCCAGCCGGATGCCGAGCAGCAGGCCAACCCTTACATTGTAAAAAGCGACCTGCGTGAAGGGGGGGCTTCGTTCAGAACGAACTACAACATCGGGAGCAGGCACAGCATCGGGGCCAGCCTCAGTTATTACAACGACAATCGCGGAACCGGAGAAAAGGTGTTTCAGCCGCGGGGCAATACCACGGACCACGACTCTTACGGAATCACCCTGAATTATAAAGGCTACCTGGGTAGTTACACCCTGCACTCCTCCGCTTATTTCCTGAATGAGGACTACAAAAAGGTTAATGAGTATCTCAAAGATGATTACACCTGGTATGAGGTGCTCAGTACCAGAAGGGATTTTGGCTGGCTTACCACGGTTACGCGTGAACTGGGCAAAAATCATAAACTGACGGGAGGTTTCGACCTGCGCAACGGAAGTGTGGATGCTTATGACAAGTATTACACTTCTACAGATATCATTTACAATGCGGGGAAAATGAACACCTGGTCAATGTTTGCCCAGGATGAAATCGGCCTGTTCAATGACAGGGTGCGCATTCTTGCCGGGGTGCGTTACGATATTGCGCGTTTCTATGATGGCTTATTTTACACGGAAGCGCCCACACAGGAGTCGTTCTTTATGGAAGCATACCAGAACAAGGCCATGCCCACACATACACGCAGCGCTGTAAGTCCGCGTATTTCGGCTCATTACCGCTGGAATGAGCAGGGCCGGGTTTATGCAGGTTATTCCAGGGGATTCAGGCCGGCAGTGCTTGATGATATGTGCCGCAGCGGCCGGATTAAAGGCGGTTTCAAAGTGGCCAGTCCTGACCTCAGGCCCGAGTATCTTAATAATTTTGAGGCCGGCATCGACCTGAGGCCTTTTGCCAACGGCCCGCTCAATGGTATATCCCTCGAAGCTTCCGCATATTATTCGAGGGGGAGCGATTTTCAGTACTATGTAACCAACGGACAGACCATTGATATGGGTTTCGGGGAACGTCCGATTCTTATCAGGGCCAATATCAGCGAAGTGGAAATCTATGGCGCTGAATTATCCGTAAATATTGAAATCACACCGGCTGTTACCTTCTATTCCGGATACGCCTTTGCCAGCGCTGAAATACTGGATTATGTCAAGATCGCCGCAAATGATACCATTGATCTTGCCGGCAAAACCATGACGGACGTACCCCGTCACATCATCAACGCAGGACTGATCTGGACAAACAGGTTTGTCAATGCCGGAGCCTCATTCCGGTATACAGGGGCTGCTTATATAAATGATCAGAATACCGTGGATGAAATTTTAAACCGGGACAAATATCCGGGATACCCAACCCTTGATCTGAGGTTCTGGAGGCCCGTCGGCAAACACCTTAAAGTCTCGCTGAACCTGCAGAACCTGTTTGACGAAAAAATCTACGACAGCAAATTTAACGTAGGGCCCGGACGGTTTATTACAGCAGGTCTGGAAGCTGGTTTCTGA
- a CDS encoding cytochrome c oxidase subunit 3 family protein — METMTHQHHADAHRDDTASKIGMWLFIFTEILLFGGLFIVYSVYRHMNPVAFHLAHEELSITMGFINTIILLVSSATVAISISAIQKNDRKLTLLMLGITLLLALTFLVNKYFEWGGKFEHGMYPGSELMKNLSNGDMLFFSLYFFMTGLHGVHIIVGMVLLGITLYKVKTGAVNSGRYALLENSGLYWHLVDLIWIFLFPLFYLIH, encoded by the coding sequence ATGGAAACAATGACGCACCAACATCACGCTGATGCCCATCGCGACGACACAGCGTCCAAGATTGGCATGTGGCTGTTTATTTTTACCGAAATCCTGCTTTTCGGAGGGCTCTTTATCGTTTACTCTGTTTACAGGCACATGAATCCTGTTGCTTTTCACCTGGCTCATGAAGAGCTGAGTATCACTATGGGGTTTATCAATACCATCATTCTGCTTGTCAGCAGTGCCACTGTCGCCATATCTATATCGGCCATACAGAAAAATGACAGGAAACTGACTTTGCTGATGCTCGGCATCACCCTGCTCCTGGCACTCACATTCCTGGTTAACAAATACTTTGAATGGGGCGGTAAATTTGAGCATGGTATGTATCCGGGGTCAGAGCTGATGAAAAACCTGAGCAACGGAGATATGCTGTTTTTTAGCCTCTACTTTTTCATGACTGGTCTGCACGGGGTTCATATCATTGTGGGCATGGTGCTGCTTGGGATTACGCTGTATAAAGTAAAAACGGGAGCAGTTAACAGCGGCAGGTATGCCCTGCTCGAAAACAGCGGCCTTTATTGGCACCTTGTAGACCTGATCTGGATTTTCCTGTTCCCTCTGTTTTATCTGATACATTAA
- a CDS encoding c-type cytochrome, with the protein MKAKSLLIASLASVFGIVMITACGGGGQKGTTESAQVEETVDPAVQLARGEQIYKEKCFACHQADGQGLPNVFPSLTGSDFLLNNTRMAVAQVLNGSEKVASGGTVSYPAPMPPQLDNHEDAVAVINYVLKNFGNDGKLITVDEVKDITVER; encoded by the coding sequence ATGAAAGCAAAAAGTTTACTTATCGCAAGTTTAGCATCGGTTTTCGGGATCGTAATGATCACCGCCTGTGGTGGCGGAGGACAGAAAGGTACCACAGAGTCTGCTCAGGTTGAAGAAACCGTGGATCCTGCAGTACAGCTGGCACGCGGAGAGCAGATTTATAAGGAGAAGTGCTTTGCCTGTCACCAGGCTGATGGTCAGGGTCTTCCCAATGTATTTCCTTCTCTTACCGGCTCTGACTTCCTGCTGAACAACACCAGAATGGCTGTGGCCCAGGTGTTGAATGGTTCAGAGAAAGTAGCTTCAGGCGGTACTGTAAGTTATCCCGCACCCATGCCGCCTCAGCTGGATAATCATGAAGATGCGGTTGCCGTGATCAATTATGTATTAAAGAATTTTGGCAATGACGGTAAACTGATTACCGTTGATGAGGTTAAGGACATTACCGTTGAAAGATAG